One region of Eupeodes corollae chromosome 1, idEupCoro1.1, whole genome shotgun sequence genomic DNA includes:
- the LOC129942881 gene encoding COMM domain-containing protein 4, protein MKFRFCGDGDCPDWILAEIISTLSVLDSRKFMDLASIVAKKIIGEQFEEAGIRSITSTLEDDGKSAVACINYLLISAARHSTDGSVFNEELQQLGLPKDHAAAMCRVLSDYSAPIRKKLMGLSLKINELGSVKFNKPQNTIDCVQLELEVLQELNGAGLPKDVIHKVNIDSSNVRALLKDMKEAREIIREYDFEGKYYKDNIC, encoded by the exons ATG AAATTTCGGTTTTGTGGGGATGGAGATTGTCCGGATTGGATACTGGCTGAAATCATATCAACACTCTCTGTACTGGACTCTAGGAAATTCATGGACTTAGCCTCGATTGTGGCTAAGAAAATAATTGGCGAACAATTTGAG GAAGCTGGTATTCGATCGATAACATCGACCTTAGAAGATGATGGAAAATCAGCTGTAGCTTGTATAAATTACTTGCTCATAAGTGCAGCGAGGCATAGTACAGATGGATCGGTATTTAATGAAGAACTGCAGCAGTTGGGACTTCCAAAAGACCATGCAGCTGCAATGTGTCGTGTTCTGTCAGACTATTCGGCGCCTATTAGAAAGAAGCTTATGGGCCTTTCTCTCAAAA tcaaTGAGCTGGGTTCAGTGAAATTCAATAAACCACAAAACACAATTGACTGTGTTCAACTTGAATTGGAAGTTCTGCAAGAACTTAATGGAGCAGGTCTTCCGAAGGATGTAATTCATAAAGTAAATATTGATTCGTCCAATGTTAGAGCTTTATTGAAGGATATGAAAGAAGCTAGAGAAATTATACGAGAATAtgattttgaaggaaaatactACAAAGATAATATATGTTAG
- the LOC129942882 gene encoding leucokinin, which produces MISTKLLALFILMFVCYGRTDAAGGETPSYECNLCEEQLAKYRKFILQAIINFEDVCDSYHPDSHDFLHSYQPKERGDIWAFFKLLMAQFNDVDFVNVVHDAVIDRCRTRFQREEKRDPTMLGKKQRFHSWGGKRALQPPSIDLNNRILDEKTSDKPYFI; this is translated from the coding sequence ATGATTTCTACAAAACTATTGGCTCTCTTTATTTTGATGTTCGTCTGCTATGGCCGAACGGATGCAGCAGGTGGTGAAACACCTTCATATGAATGCAACTTATGTGAGGAACAACTCGCCAAATACCGGAAATTCATTCTACAGGCTATTATCAATTTCGAGGACGTTTGCGATTCCTACCATCCCGACAGCCATGATTTCTTACACAGCTATCAGCCCAAGGAGCGTGGTGATATCTGGGCGTTCTTCAAGTTACTCATGGCCCAATTCAACGACGTGGATTTTGTGAATGTCGTCCATGACGCAGTAATAGATAGATGCCGCACACGCTTCCAACGAGAAGAGAAGCGCGACCCTACGATGTTGGGGAAAAAACAGCGATTTCATTCGTGGGGTGGCAAGAGGGCTCTACAACCACCTAGCATCGATTTGAACAATCGCATCTTGGATGAGAAGACATCCGATaaaccatattttatttaa
- the LOC129952340 gene encoding uncharacterized protein K02A2.6-like has translation MGSEAYNVLCDKVSPDKPSNKSYDDIIKTLSEFFDPTPNEILENYRFHLRKQQDEETCEEFLNALWRLSIGCKFGSYLQTALRNQFVFGLKNQRIQNRLLEKEQLTLSSALDTAKAIEVSEKGGAELHKEKELTSDVNFVKENNKKKKSTWENKSSTNPIRTSSSTNFVCYRCNSTEHLATKCKYKNSMCSYCNTKGHLQRACFKMRRNGRGATNQLEEETDAENICVDEICHISDELLQIDDRSQVTLRSKMCCQLIVNDIPFIFQIDTGSPVTVVGLSDAKKQFGKLHLQKNDTELVIFCGKKLECFGYVNVKVKTKQNVVNLKMYIVRSQRNPLLGREWLRQIKLDWGQLFEKQLATVMQIQQDKAKFSVIDELVNKYPKVFSKTAEKITGIQARLHMKENASPVFIKARRVAFPLIKAVEDELEKLVASDILETVDTCEWATPIVAVRKRNNQVRICGDYKATVNKFLNIDEYPLPSIDELFTSMAGGKKFTKIDLSKAYLQLEIHPDDRDYLTLSTHKGLYRPKRMMFGIACAPAKWQRHMEQILSDIPGVKVFLDDIKITAEMIRFTYSVWKKYFED, from the coding sequence ATGGGAAGTGAAGCATACAACGTTCTTTGCGATAAAGTGTCACCAGACAAACCATCAAACAAATCATATGACGACATCATTAAAACCTTATCCGAGTTCTTCGACCCAACTCCAAACGAAATATTGGAAAACTATCGCTTCCATTTGCGAAAACAGCAGGACGAAGAAACCTGTGAAGAATTTCTGAATGCACTTTGGCGTTTATCAATTGGGTGTAAGTTTGGTTCATACTTACAAACCGCTTTACGAaaccaatttgtatttggtCTAAAAAATCAACGCATTCAAAATCGGCTTCTAGAAAAAGAACAACTTACTCTATCGTCAGCACTAGACACCGCCAAGGCCATAGAGGTATCAGAAAAAGGTGGTGCGGAGTTACACAAAGAGAAAGAATTGACATCTGATGTGAATTTCgtcaaagaaaataacaaaaagaaaaaaagcacGTGGGAAAATAAATCAAGTACAAATCCAATAAGAACATCGTCATCgacgaattttgtttgttatcggTGTAACAGCACGGAGCATTTAGCAACCAAATGCAAGTATAAAAACTCAATGTGCTCATACTGCAATACAAAGGGGCATCTACAGCGAGCTTGTTTTAAGATGAGACGAAATGGAAGAGGAGCTACAAATCAATTAGAAGAAGAGACCGATGCCGAGAACATTTGTGTTGATGAAATCTGCCACATATCAGATGAGCTTTTGCAAATCGACGACCGAAGCCAGGTAACACTTCGTTCCAAAATGTGTTGTCAACTTATTGTTAATGacattccttttatttttcaaatagatACTGGGTCACCTGTAACTGTTGTCGGTCTATCAGATGCAAAGAAACAATTTGGCAAacttcatttacaaaaaaacgatACGGAGCTGGTTATTTTTTGCGGAAAGAAGCTGGAATGCTTTGGTTATGTTAACGTCAAGgttaaaacaaagcaaaacgtGGTTAACCTCAAAATGTACATCGTTCGATCGCAACGAAACCCTTTGCTGGGTCGTGAATGGCTTCGACAGATCAAATTAGATTGGGGTCAACTTTTCGAAAAACAATTAGCTACAGTAATGCAAATACAACAAGACAAAGCTAAATTCTCAGTAATTGACGAACTAGTTAATAAGTACCCTAAGGTATTTTCCAAAACAGCAGAAAAAATCACAGGAATACAGGCGCGGTTACATATGAAAGAAAATGCCTCCCCGGTTTTCATCAAAGCGCGTCGCGTGGCATTTCCATTAATCAAAGCggttgaagatgagctggaaAAGTTAGTGGCAAGCGATATTTTGGAAACAGTGGATACGTGTGAGTGGGCTACACCGATAGTTGCTGTTCGCAAGCGAAATAACCAAGTTCGAATCTGTGGCGATTATAAAGCCACagtcaacaaatttttaaatatcgatGAATATCCGTTGCCATCAATTGATGAACTATTCACCTCAATGGCTGGgggaaaaaaatttacaaaaatcgaCCTGTCCAAAGCCTACTTGCAGTTAGAAATACACCCAGATGATCGTGATTATCTAACGTTGAGCACCCATAAAGGGTTATATCGGCCTAAAAGAATGATGTTTGGGATCGCGTGTGCACCAGCAAAATGGCAACGGCATATGGAGCAAATTTTGAGTGATATCCCAGGTGTAAAAGTGTTTTTAGATGACATAAAAATCACAGCGGAAATGATTCGGTTCACTTACAGCGTTTGGAAGAAGTACTTCGAAGATTAA